A genomic segment from Nicotiana sylvestris chromosome 1, ASM39365v2, whole genome shotgun sequence encodes:
- the LOC138870762 gene encoding uncharacterized protein → MVKCRKSWQQTQLGQLSMALKNRPQATLPADTNIYPKEQNPNHLMAVSLRNGRDLDKEQEVAQASKETTPATPIPLEVDEPTDLTEVVVEQGQDEKGKAKVNEQDAEQVVPLVPQNPNREKPASSAQRVIPAPFPQILVKQKKEDQYKKLMEILRQIQLNIPLMDALREMPGYAKMMKDLMSRKFDFQDLSTVTLAQTYNTVVTRLMAQKMSDLGSFTIPCTIGSYAFAKALCDLGSSINLMPLAVYTKLGIGRARPTSRLLQLADRMVKRPTGILDDVLVQVGKFVFPADFVILDCQADEEIPIILGRPFLVTGRALIDCETGELKMRLNDEEVKFNVQQSIRRPSEYANCSLVEAVDVILQEDDVTAKDPLEACLTNLEEMDGECKAISRETTQAGAETTLISPQVELLLQVLQESKTAIGWTMADIKGISPAFCIHKILLEEGHKPSREHQRRLNPNMKKVVKKEVIKWLDAGIIFPISDSNWISIALEDREKTTFTCPYGIFAFRRMPFGLCNAPEAFQRCMLAIFTDMVEDIMEVFMDDFSMEGIVLGHRVSSKGIEVDYAKVDVIEKLPPPTSVKLAFEEFKKRLVTASIIVAPNWEQPFELMSYLIGSKVIVYTDHAAIRYLIEKKESNPSLIHWKRTENQVVDHLSRLEGDEKKVEVEDITKTFPDEQLLAMTME, encoded by the exons ATGGTAAAATGCAGGAAAAGTTGGCAGCAAACTCAGCTGGGGCAGCTGTCTATGGCTTTAAAGAACCGCCCCCAGGCAACATTGCCAGCGGACACAAATATTTACCCCAAAGAGCAAAACCCAAATCACCTGATGGCAGTAAGTCTCcggaatgggagagatttagacaaAGAGCAGGAAGTTGCACAAGCCAGCAAAGAGACTACGCCAGCCACTCCAATTCCGCTAGAGGTAGATGAACCAACAGACCTTACTGAAGTGGTGGTTGAACAGGGTCAAGATGAAAAGGGTAAGGCTAAGGTAAATGAACAAGATGCAGAACAGGTGGTGCCTCTTGTGCCACAAAACCCCAACAGAGAGAAGCCAGCAAGcagtgcacaaagggtgataccggCACCATTCCCTCAGATATTggtaaaacaaaagaaggaagatcAATACAAGAAACTCATGGAGATACTGCGTcaaattcaattgaatattccttTGATGGATGCCTTGAGGGAGATGCCAGGTTATGCGAAGATGATGAAGGACCTCATGTCACGgaagtttgattttcaggactTATCCACAGTGACTCTAGCGCAGACCTACAACACGGTAGTGACAAGACTGATGGCCCAAAAGATGTCCGACCTAGGTAGCTTCACTATTCCATGCACGATTGGGagttatgcctttgcaaaggcattatgtgatttgggatctagcataaatttgatgcctttGGCTGTATACACCAAACTGGGCATTGGCAGAGCTAGACCGACTTCGAGGCTGCTGCAGCTAGCTGACCGCATGGTTAAAAGGCCAACTgggattcttgatgatgtgttggtgcaagtgGGGAAGTTCGTGTTCCCTGCAGACTTTGTTATTTTGGACTGTCAGGCAGATGAGGAGATACCTATCATTTTAGGTAGGCCATTTTTGGTCACTGGGAGAGCACTGATTGATTGTGAGactggggaattaaaaatgagactGAACGATGAAGAAGTCAAATTCAACGTTCAGCAATCCATAAGGAGACCTAGTGAATATGCTAATTGCTCCCTAGTGGAGGCAGTGGATGTGATCCTGCAAGAAGATGATGTGACTGCTaaagatccattggaggcatgcctgacaaatttagaagagatggatggtGAATG CAAAGCCATCAGTAGAGAAACCACCCAAGCTGGAGCTGAAACCACTCTCATCTCACCTCAG gtagaactGCTCTTACAGGTACTGCAGGAAAGTAAGACTGCCATTggctggaccatggcagacataaagggtatcagcCCAGCCTTCTGTATACACAAGATTCTCttggaagaagggcacaaaccttcTAGAGAACATCAACGAAGGCTGAACCCGAACATGAAAAAGGTAGTGAAAaaggaagtgatcaaatggttagatgcgggaatcatcttccccatctctgatagcaatTGG atatcaatagccctcgaagatagagagaaaacaaccttcacttgtccatatggcatattcgcctttcggagaatgccttttgggctttgcaATGCACCGGAGGCATTTCAACGGTGCATGTTAGCCATTTTcacagacatggtggaggatattatggaggtctttatggatgatttctccatg GAAGGGATAGTCCTGGGGCATCGAGTGTCCAGTAAGGGAATTGAGGTTGATTATGCTAAGGTTGACGTGATTGAAAAGCTACCaccacctacttcagtcaa gttGGCATTTGAGGAGTTCAAGAAGAGATTGGTGACTGCATCCATCATTGTTGctcccaactgggagcaaccatttgagctcat GTCATACTTGATTGGCTCGAAAGTTATTGTTTACACTGATCATGCAGCAATTAGGTACCTGATTGAAAAGAAGGAGTCAAACCCAAGCTTGATTCACTGG AAAAGGACAGAGAACCAAGTAGTTGACCACCTCTCAAGGTTGGAAGGAGatgaaaagaaggtagaggttgAGGATATAACAAAGACATTCCCGGATGAACAGTTACTAGCAATGACAATGGAGTAG